The following proteins are encoded in a genomic region of Coffea eugenioides isolate CCC68of chromosome 6, Ceug_1.0, whole genome shotgun sequence:
- the LOC113776315 gene encoding peroxisome biogenesis protein 2 isoform X1, whose protein sequence is MERQQTLASSSSSSSSSPPAEDAWVDSYLKLLPQWQSLTSSNQQPVIPIAISRVNQVDAGRLDIEMSAMLKEQMVKVFSLMKPGMLFQYEPELDAFLQFLIWRFSIWVDKPTPGNGLMNLRYRDERAIEARGKVRTGLEGPGLTVSQKLWYCVATVGGQYLWARLQSFSAFRRWGDSDQRSLARRGWFLLQRVEGLYRAASFVNVLVFLYSGRYRSLIERLLRARLVYGSPNMNRAVSFEYMNRQLVWNEFSEMLLLLLPLLNSSSMKSFLRPFSKDKSSSSAGDENLCPICQANPSIPFLALPCQHRYCYYCLRTRCSAAPSFRCSRCNEPVVAMQRHGVPVDNLAQKQ, encoded by the exons ATGGAGAGACAACAAACCCTagcttcatcatcatcttcttcgtCTTCATCTCCTCCTGCGGAAGATGCTTGGGTTGATTCCTACTTAAAATTGCTGCCTCAATGGCAATCTCTCACTTCCTCCAATCAG CAGCCAGTTATCCCAATTGCAATATCTAGAGTTAATCAAGTAGATGCTGGTAGGCTCGACATTGAAATGTCTGCTATGTTGAAGGAACAAATGGTGAAGGTCTTTTCGCTCATGAAG CCAGGAATGTTATTTCAATATGAGCCAGAACTCGATGCTTTTCTCCAGTTTCTAATTTGGCGATTCTCTATATGGGTTGATAAGCCTACTCCAGGAAATGGTCTCATGAACCTGAGGTATAGAGATGAACGTGCAATTGAAGCAAGAGGAAAAG TCAGAACTGGTCTGGAGGGACCTGGACTTACGGTTTCTCAAAAACTTTGGTACTGTGTTGCCACGGTTGGTGGTCAGTACCTTTGGGCTCGTCTGCAGTCATTTTCTGCTTTTCGTAGGTGGGGGGATTCTGATCAG AGATCACTAGCTCGTCGAGGATGGTTTCTACTACAACGTGTAGAAGGATTATATAGAGCAGCATCTTTTGTCAACGTACTTGTATTTCTTTACTCAGGAAG GTATAGGAGTCTCATTGAACGACTTTTGCGAGCAAGACTTGTTTACGGCAGTCCTAATATGAACAGAGCTGTGAGCTTTGAGTATATGAATCGCCAGTTGGTGTGGAACGAATTCTCG GAAATGTTGTTATTGCTTCTTCCACTTCTTAACTCATCATCGATGAAAAGTTTTCTTCGTCCATTTTCAAAGGATAAATCCTCTAGTTCTGCTGGGGATGAAAATTTATGCCCCATCTGCCAGGCGAATCCAAGCATTCCTTTTCTTGCCCTTCCTTGTCAGCATAG GTACTGTTATTACTGTCTACGAACGCGTTGCTCTGCAGCTCCATCATTTCGGTGCTCTAGATGCAATGAACCAGTTGTTGCCATGCAACGGCATGGTGTTCCCGTTGACAATCTTGCTCAGAAACAGTAA
- the LOC113776315 gene encoding peroxisome biogenesis protein 2 isoform X2 — protein sequence MERQQTLASSSSSSSSSPPAEDAWVDSYLKLLPQWQSLTSSNQPVIPIAISRVNQVDAGRLDIEMSAMLKEQMVKVFSLMKPGMLFQYEPELDAFLQFLIWRFSIWVDKPTPGNGLMNLRYRDERAIEARGKVRTGLEGPGLTVSQKLWYCVATVGGQYLWARLQSFSAFRRWGDSDQRSLARRGWFLLQRVEGLYRAASFVNVLVFLYSGRYRSLIERLLRARLVYGSPNMNRAVSFEYMNRQLVWNEFSEMLLLLLPLLNSSSMKSFLRPFSKDKSSSSAGDENLCPICQANPSIPFLALPCQHRYCYYCLRTRCSAAPSFRCSRCNEPVVAMQRHGVPVDNLAQKQ from the exons ATGGAGAGACAACAAACCCTagcttcatcatcatcttcttcgtCTTCATCTCCTCCTGCGGAAGATGCTTGGGTTGATTCCTACTTAAAATTGCTGCCTCAATGGCAATCTCTCACTTCCTCCAATCAG CCAGTTATCCCAATTGCAATATCTAGAGTTAATCAAGTAGATGCTGGTAGGCTCGACATTGAAATGTCTGCTATGTTGAAGGAACAAATGGTGAAGGTCTTTTCGCTCATGAAG CCAGGAATGTTATTTCAATATGAGCCAGAACTCGATGCTTTTCTCCAGTTTCTAATTTGGCGATTCTCTATATGGGTTGATAAGCCTACTCCAGGAAATGGTCTCATGAACCTGAGGTATAGAGATGAACGTGCAATTGAAGCAAGAGGAAAAG TCAGAACTGGTCTGGAGGGACCTGGACTTACGGTTTCTCAAAAACTTTGGTACTGTGTTGCCACGGTTGGTGGTCAGTACCTTTGGGCTCGTCTGCAGTCATTTTCTGCTTTTCGTAGGTGGGGGGATTCTGATCAG AGATCACTAGCTCGTCGAGGATGGTTTCTACTACAACGTGTAGAAGGATTATATAGAGCAGCATCTTTTGTCAACGTACTTGTATTTCTTTACTCAGGAAG GTATAGGAGTCTCATTGAACGACTTTTGCGAGCAAGACTTGTTTACGGCAGTCCTAATATGAACAGAGCTGTGAGCTTTGAGTATATGAATCGCCAGTTGGTGTGGAACGAATTCTCG GAAATGTTGTTATTGCTTCTTCCACTTCTTAACTCATCATCGATGAAAAGTTTTCTTCGTCCATTTTCAAAGGATAAATCCTCTAGTTCTGCTGGGGATGAAAATTTATGCCCCATCTGCCAGGCGAATCCAAGCATTCCTTTTCTTGCCCTTCCTTGTCAGCATAG GTACTGTTATTACTGTCTACGAACGCGTTGCTCTGCAGCTCCATCATTTCGGTGCTCTAGATGCAATGAACCAGTTGTTGCCATGCAACGGCATGGTGTTCCCGTTGACAATCTTGCTCAGAAACAGTAA